In a single window of the Gossypium hirsutum isolate 1008001.06 chromosome A13, Gossypium_hirsutum_v2.1, whole genome shotgun sequence genome:
- the LOC107893228 gene encoding sec-independent protein translocase protein TATA, chloroplastic, whose translation MEITSITLSLARPPVAPSLPFSSSQSNFFSTGSTISLFNKAKSQTKSVSFVVGRPRRGTTAEPAKKGLTCNALFGLGVPELVVIAGVAALLFGPKKLPEVGKSIGKTVKSFQQAAKEFEIELKKEPESMTEQPKENTTAVSEEKKPDLEVSSSKESV comes from the exons ATGGAAATTACTTCTATAACTCTCTCTCTTGCAAGACCCCCAGTTGCACCTTCACTTCCTTTTTCTTCCTCTCAATCCAATTTTTTTAGTACCGGTAGCACCATTTCTTTGTTTAACAAAGCAAAATCTCAGACCAAATCTGTTTCATTTGTTGTTGGTCGACCAAGGAGGGGGACAACAGCCGAGCCTGCTAAAAAGGGTCTTACTTGCAATGCTTTGTTTGGTCTTGGTGTGCCTGAACTTGTTGTTATTGCTGGAGTGGCTGCTCTTCTGTTTGGACCAAAGAAGTTGCCTGAAGTTGGGAAGAGTATTGGGAAAACTGTCAAGAGTTTTCAACAG GCTGCGAAGGAGTTCGAGATTGAACTGAAAAAGGAGCCTGAGTCAATGACAGAGCAACCGAAGGAGAATACCACTGCTGTTAGTGAAGAGAAGAAACCAGATCTTGAGGTCTCTAGCTCAAAGGAAAGTGTATGA
- the LOC107893227 gene encoding ammonium transporter 2 member 4 → MELPSNLIPDEASPEWMNKGDNAWQLTTATLVGLQTIPGLVILYGSMVKRKWAINSAFRAFYAFAMVLICWVGWGFRMSFGDKLVFFLGKPGVALDEKFLLKRAFAGYLPTATMVFFQSVVEAITVVLIAGSLLGRMNFRAWILFVPLWFTFSYTIAAFSIWCPQGWLAKLGVIDFAGGFVIHLSAGVAGFTAAFWVGPRAEKDRRNCPPNNVILMLAGAGLLWMGWSGFNGGAPFVASTISGLAILNTHVCTATSILTWLLLDSLFFGKPSVLGAIQGMITGLVCITPAAGVVQCWAAIIMGIISGSVPWYTMMVLHNKVKLLKLVDDPIAIFHTHAIAGGLGGILTGFFAVPKLCRLFYMVTDWEKYLGLVYGLQNGRTPAGFKQMGIQIAAMGFVIVLNVVVTSIICWFIGLIVPLRMSDEELENGDDAVHGEEAFALWHEGERLVGRRHNNKVYDTHEFSFVESKGEVQMV, encoded by the exons ATGGAGCTGCCTTCTAACCTTATACCAGATGAGGCAAGCCCTGAATGGATGAACAAAGGTGACAACGCATGGCAGCTAACAACAGCAACCCTGGTGGGTCTCCAAACCATCCCAGGCCTCGTCATCCTCTACGGAAGCATGGTGAAAAGGAAATGGGCTATCAACTCGGCTTTCAGGGCGTTTTACGCCTTTGCTATGGTTCTCATATGTTGGGTAGGGTGGGGTTTCCGCATGTCATTCGGGGACAAACTCGTGTTTTTTCTAGGAAAACCGGGTGTTGCATTAGACGAGAAGTTCTTGCTAAAGAGGGCATTTGCGGGGTACTTGCCAACGGCGACGATGGTGTTTTTCCAGTCGGTAGTCGAGGCGATCACGGTGGTTTTGATAGCCGGATCGCTTTTAGGTAGAATGAACTTTCGTGCATGGATATTGTTCGTGCCATTGTGGTTTACGTTTTCGTATACGATTGCAGCTTTTAGCATATGGTGTCCTCAAGGATGGTTGGCAAAGCTAGGCGTTATAGATTTCGCCGGCGGATTTGTTATTCACCTTTCGGCCGGGGTTGCTGGTTTCACTGCAGCTTTTTGG GTTGGTCCAAGGGCTGAAAAAGACAGGCGAAATTGCCCACCAAACAATGTAATATTGATGCTAGCAGGAGCAGGATTGCTTTGGATGGGATGGAGTGGGTTCAATGGTGGAGCGCCATTTGTGGCAAGCACTATTTCAGGTCTAGCTATACTTAACACTCACGTTTGCACTGCTACAAGCATCTTGACTTGGCTCCTTCTTGACAGTCTCTTCTTTGGAAAACCCTCTGTTCTTGGTGCCATACAAGGGATGATCACTGGCCTCGTTTGCATCACTCCAGCTGCAG GGGTAGTTCAGTGTTGGGCAGCTATTATAATGGGAATAATCTCAGGAAGTGTACCATGGTACACAATGATGGTTCTCCATAACAAAGTTAAGCTATTGAAGTTGGTCGACGACCCCATCGCCATATTCCACACCCACGCCATCGCCGGTGGCCTTGGAGGCATTCTTACGGGTTTCTTTGCCGTCCCAAAGCTCTGCCGCCTTTTCTACATGGTGACGGACTGGGAAAAATACCTCGGCCTTGTTTATGGTCTGCAAAATGGTCGAACACCAGCTGGGTTTAAACAAATGGGGATTCAAATTGCTGCCATGGGGTTCGTGATCGTCTTGAATGTTGTTGTGACCAGCATTATTTGCTGGTTCATTGGGTTAATAGTTCCACTGAGGATGTCGGATGAAGAACTGGAAAATGGGGACGATGCGGTGCATGGGGAGGAAGCCTTTGCATTATGGCATGAGGGAGAGAGGTTAGTGGGTAGGAGGCATAATAATAAAGTGTATGATACACATGAGTTTTCGTTTGTAGAATCTAAAGGTGAAGTTCAAATGGTGTGA
- the LOC121212546 gene encoding calmodulin-like protein 11, producing the protein MGEIMSEELIAEFQEAFCLFDKDGDGCITMEELAIAIKSLDQNPTQEELQNMINEVDSNGNGTIEFGEFLNLMASKMKEAEAEDELKEAFRVFDKDQDGYISPYELRLVMMNIGEKLTDEELEQMIREADLDGDGQVNYEEFVRMMLAAAS; encoded by the exons ATGGGAGAAATCATGTCTGAAGAACTAATTGCTGAGTTCCAAGAAGCCTTCTGTCTCTTTGACAAAGATGGGGATG GGTGTATAACCATGGAAGAACTAGCCATTGCAATCAAGTCATTGGATCAAAATCCAACACAAGAAGAGCTGCAAAACATGATCAATGAAGTTGATAGTAATGGTAATGGAActattgaatttggggaattctTGAATCTCATGGCATCAAAAATGAAG GAAGCAGAAGCAGAAGATGAACTGAAAGAAGCTTTCAGGGTATTTGACAAAGATCAAGACGGCTACATATCACCTTATGAG CTGAGGCTAGTGATGATGAACATAGGGGAGAAACTAACAGATGAAGAGTTAGAACAGATGATTAGAGAAGCTGATTTGGATGGAGATGGTCAAGTTAATTACGAAGAATTCGTCAGAATGATGTTGGCTGCTGCTTCTTAA